Proteins encoded in a region of the Isosphaeraceae bacterium EP7 genome:
- a CDS encoding alkaline phosphatase: MTWNALLRPGHGLLAALLASVMLGGPALADDPIKQMQADYSKNKAQKAKRAYHFGSQGAGDVFSNHGSHSNRLIPVYTFGSKVDLAAVTGKNSVYRDEARLRKLYGFLPVNTLNPDAEYADQADLYKVQMDAADAGVKHLFVVWFDGMDWPATQAAAVAKSGEVYHEGKGKGLVFQDFDAKGTAKYGYYVTSPTHDKNATDVDAQTLTIPEGSLLGGYDWMIAGPNPWTLGPLDAPGYLKGQGATAQDLAGVAKVGRVIHAYTDSSTSAAEFATGVKSYNNGVNVAEDGRFLETAFQKLQSKGWKVGTVTSVPFPHASPAAMYAHNVDRDDYQDLARDMLGLPGIAQETGKEPLLPGLDVVIGTGFNQPVTEKTAASQGKNTLPGNLFIADADLKAIDARNGGNYVVTTTESGANGAKALMDAATKAAADKKRLFGLYGNKGFGHLPYRTADGGFDPSPGVGGKAEVYTPADLDENPTLADMTRAALVPLTAEPGKPFALFVEAGDVDWGLHDNNLDTAIGAVISGDHAIRAIIDWVEKNSNWDDSAMIISSDHGHYLVIDDLKAIAGTAKGD, from the coding sequence GTGACCTGGAACGCACTCTTACGCCCCGGCCACGGCCTCCTGGCCGCGCTGCTGGCCTCCGTCATGCTGGGCGGCCCGGCCCTGGCCGACGACCCGATCAAGCAGATGCAGGCCGACTATTCCAAGAACAAGGCGCAGAAGGCCAAGCGGGCCTATCACTTCGGCTCGCAAGGGGCCGGCGACGTCTTCTCCAACCACGGCAGCCACAGCAACCGCCTGATCCCCGTCTACACGTTCGGCTCGAAAGTCGACCTCGCCGCCGTCACCGGCAAGAACAGCGTCTATCGCGACGAGGCCAGGCTTCGCAAGCTCTACGGCTTCTTGCCGGTCAATACCCTGAACCCCGACGCCGAGTACGCCGACCAGGCCGACCTCTACAAGGTGCAGATGGACGCCGCCGACGCGGGGGTCAAGCACCTGTTCGTCGTCTGGTTCGACGGCATGGACTGGCCCGCCACCCAGGCCGCCGCCGTGGCCAAGAGCGGCGAGGTCTATCACGAAGGCAAGGGCAAAGGCCTCGTCTTCCAGGATTTCGACGCCAAGGGGACGGCCAAGTATGGCTATTACGTCACCAGCCCGACGCACGACAAGAACGCGACGGACGTCGACGCCCAGACCCTGACCATCCCCGAGGGGAGCTTGCTCGGCGGCTATGACTGGATGATCGCCGGCCCCAACCCCTGGACCCTCGGGCCGCTCGACGCCCCCGGCTACCTGAAGGGACAGGGCGCCACGGCCCAAGACCTGGCCGGCGTCGCCAAGGTGGGCCGCGTGATCCACGCCTACACCGACAGCTCGACCAGCGCCGCCGAGTTCGCCACGGGCGTCAAGTCTTACAACAACGGCGTGAACGTGGCCGAAGATGGCCGCTTCCTCGAGACCGCCTTCCAGAAGCTCCAGAGCAAGGGCTGGAAGGTCGGGACCGTCACCAGCGTCCCGTTCCCCCACGCCAGCCCCGCGGCTATGTACGCCCACAATGTCGACCGCGACGACTACCAGGACCTGGCCCGCGACATGCTGGGCCTGCCCGGAATTGCCCAGGAGACGGGCAAGGAGCCGCTGCTGCCGGGCCTCGACGTGGTCATCGGCACCGGCTTCAACCAGCCGGTCACCGAGAAGACCGCCGCCAGCCAGGGCAAGAATACCCTGCCGGGCAATCTGTTCATCGCCGACGCCGACCTGAAGGCGATCGATGCCCGGAACGGCGGCAACTACGTCGTCACCACCACCGAGTCGGGTGCCAACGGCGCGAAGGCCCTGATGGACGCGGCGACCAAGGCCGCCGCCGACAAGAAGCGTCTCTTCGGCCTTTACGGCAACAAGGGATTCGGCCACCTGCCCTACCGCACGGCCGACGGCGGCTTCGACCCCTCGCCGGGCGTCGGCGGCAAGGCCGAGGTTTACACCCCCGCCGACCTGGACGAGAACCCGACCCTCGCCGACATGACCCGCGCCGCCCTCGTCCCCCTGACCGCCGAGCCGGGCAAGCCCTTCGCCCTGTTCGTCGAGGCCGGTGACGTCGACTGGGGCCTGCACGATAATAACCTCGACACCGCCATCGGCGCCGTCATCAGCGGCGACCACGCCATCCGCGCGATCATCGACTGGGTCGAGAAGAACAGTAACTGGGACGACTCCGCCATGATCATCTCCTCCGACCACGGCCACTACCTCGTCATCGACGACCTGAAAGCCATCGCCGGGACCGCCAAGGGCGACTGA
- a CDS encoding SulP family inorganic anion transporter produces the protein MTTTTRNAHSPPTAPRDFMAGLVVFLVALPLCLGMALASNAPLFSGVVAGVIGGVLVGLLSGSHSSVSGPGNTMMAIVAAQILALGSFRAFLLAVLIAGLIQIALGVVRAGFIAAFVPSSVIKGLLAAVGIILTLKQIPHVLGHDPDPEGDMSFFQTDKANTFTEIVRTLWDIQPGAAAVGLSSLLLLVLWDVWKPLKRSGLPAALAVVLMGVGMSLLFKWIGGGWAISSSHLVQVPVPEDFKGFLALLQSPDFSQWSNPGVYTAALTIAAVASLETLLNLEAADKIDPQQRTSPPSRELVAQGVGNVVAGLIGGIPISSAIVRSSVNLNAGAATKLSTIVHGTLLLVSVMFLPAYLNMIPLACLAAILLVTGLKLVSPALIRQMWDVGRQQFIPFALTVVSIVLTDLLTGILIGLGASIAFILDSNVRRPLRRVVEKHLGGDVVHIELANQVSFLNRAVLDKTLDEIPRGGQVLLDARTTDYIDPDVLALIRDFKDKKAPARGIEVSLLGFRRRYLLEDQTQYVDYSTREIQSAVTPAQVLEILREGHDRFRSGHRLTRDFNRVVTATARGQHPLAVVLGCIDSRTPAELIFDLGMGDIFTVRVAGNISSRKVLGSVEYGTGVAGAKLVLVLGHTRCGAVTAAVDLMNSTRSPAEVTGCQHIGQIVGDIQKAIDPDDTRDIARLSPQEKVEYTNDVARRNVARVVEELPNQSETLRALVNEGKIAIVGAMYDVASGDMEFLPGSVGAPCEVAASV, from the coding sequence ATGACTACGACGACGAGGAATGCTCACTCACCCCCCACGGCGCCCCGAGATTTCATGGCCGGCCTGGTCGTGTTTCTCGTGGCGCTCCCGCTCTGCCTGGGCATGGCCCTGGCGTCCAATGCCCCCTTGTTCTCGGGCGTCGTCGCCGGCGTGATCGGCGGCGTGCTGGTCGGCCTGCTCAGCGGGTCGCATTCCAGCGTCAGCGGGCCCGGCAACACGATGATGGCCATCGTGGCGGCCCAGATCCTGGCCCTCGGGTCGTTCCGCGCGTTCCTGCTGGCGGTGCTCATCGCGGGGCTCATCCAGATCGCCCTGGGCGTGGTCCGCGCGGGGTTCATCGCGGCGTTCGTCCCTTCCAGCGTGATCAAGGGGCTGCTGGCGGCCGTCGGCATCATCCTGACCCTGAAGCAGATCCCGCACGTGCTGGGGCACGACCCCGACCCCGAAGGCGACATGTCCTTCTTCCAGACGGACAAGGCCAACACCTTCACCGAGATCGTCCGCACGCTCTGGGATATCCAGCCGGGCGCCGCGGCGGTCGGCCTCTCGTCGCTGCTGTTGCTGGTGCTCTGGGACGTCTGGAAGCCCCTGAAGCGGTCGGGCCTGCCCGCGGCGCTCGCCGTGGTGCTGATGGGCGTCGGCATGAGCCTGCTGTTCAAGTGGATCGGCGGCGGCTGGGCCATCTCGTCCAGCCACCTGGTCCAGGTGCCGGTGCCCGAGGACTTCAAGGGCTTCCTGGCTCTGCTACAGAGCCCGGACTTCTCGCAGTGGAGCAACCCCGGGGTTTACACCGCGGCGCTGACAATCGCGGCCGTGGCCTCGCTGGAGACGCTCCTGAACCTGGAAGCGGCCGACAAGATCGACCCGCAGCAGCGGACCTCGCCCCCCAGCCGAGAGCTGGTCGCGCAGGGCGTGGGCAACGTGGTCGCCGGGCTCATCGGCGGCATCCCGATCTCGTCGGCCATCGTGCGCAGCTCGGTGAACCTCAACGCGGGCGCCGCGACGAAGCTGTCGACGATCGTCCACGGCACTTTGCTGCTGGTCAGCGTGATGTTCCTGCCGGCTTATCTGAACATGATCCCGCTGGCTTGCCTGGCGGCGATCCTGCTGGTCACCGGCCTGAAGCTGGTCAGCCCCGCCCTGATCCGCCAGATGTGGGACGTCGGCCGCCAGCAGTTCATCCCGTTCGCGTTGACGGTCGTCTCGATCGTGCTGACCGACCTGCTCACCGGCATCCTGATCGGCCTGGGCGCCAGCATCGCGTTCATCCTGGACAGCAACGTCAGGAGGCCGCTGAGACGCGTCGTGGAGAAGCACCTCGGCGGCGATGTCGTCCATATCGAACTGGCCAACCAGGTCAGCTTCCTGAATCGGGCCGTGCTCGATAAGACCCTCGACGAGATCCCCCGCGGCGGTCAGGTGCTGCTCGATGCCCGGACGACCGACTACATCGACCCGGACGTCCTGGCCCTGATCCGCGACTTCAAGGACAAGAAGGCGCCCGCGCGTGGGATCGAGGTCAGCCTGCTGGGCTTCCGCAGGCGGTACCTGCTCGAGGACCAGACGCAATACGTCGACTACTCGACCCGCGAGATCCAGAGCGCCGTGACCCCCGCCCAGGTGCTCGAGATCCTCAGGGAAGGGCACGACCGGTTCCGCAGCGGCCACCGGCTGACCCGCGACTTCAACAGGGTCGTCACCGCGACGGCGCGAGGGCAGCACCCGCTGGCCGTCGTCCTCGGCTGCATCGACTCCAGGACCCCCGCCGAGCTGATCTTCGACCTGGGCATGGGCGACATCTTCACCGTCCGCGTCGCCGGCAACATCTCCAGCCGGAAGGTCCTGGGCAGCGTCGAGTACGGCACGGGCGTCGCCGGCGCCAAGCTCGTCCTGGTCCTGGGGCACACCCGCTGCGGGGCCGTCACCGCGGCCGTCGACCTGATGAACTCGACCCGATCGCCCGCCGAGGTCACCGGCTGCCAGCACATCGGCCAGATCGTCGGCGACATTCAGAAGGCGATCGACCCGGACGACACCCGCGACATCGCCAGGCTCTCGCCCCAGGAGAAGGTGGAGTACACCAACGACGTCGCCCGCCGCAACGTCGCGAGGGTGGTGGAGGAGCTGCCCAACCAGAGCGAGACCCTTCGCGCCCTGGTCAACGAGGGCAAGATTGCCATCGTCGGGGCCATGTACGACGTCGCCTCCGGCGACATGGAGTTCCTGCCCGGCTCCGTCGGCGCCCCCTGCGAGGTCGCCGCGAGCGTCTGA
- the asnB gene encoding asparagine synthase (glutamine-hydrolyzing) yields the protein MCGIGGAAWVDGARPLTSEQLLAMTRRIAHRGPDDSGEHLDANVTLGFRRLSIVDLAGGHQPLSNEDGTVWTVFNGEIYNFQDLRHRLEAVGHRLRSTGDTEVLVHLYEDVGTGLFAMLRGMFALAIWDAPRKTLVLGRDRLGQKPLYYRNHGGRIVFASELKALLALPEADVPRTPSHRAIDQYLTYGYVPHPCTILEGVHKLPPAHYAVWRDGQLTLTRYWNPDWSRVRERPYGEDVEELRATLDHAVREQMVADVPLGAFLSGGVDSAIIVALMQRASSRPVKTFSIGFDDPAFDETAHAEAAARFLGTEHHRFVIEPKAWETIPALAVQFDEPFADSSALPTWHVARETRREVTVALTGDAGDELFGGYDRYRAVAFAAMLDRMPAGARGLLAGPLARALPVSTRAKTPMRRIKRLLEALGEPPLRRYLRWITSFDEPARASLYTDAFVASLAEGDGDSDPAAILAGAFDTAPGRDPATRAMIADMLTYLPGDLLVKVDLASMAHSLECRGPFLDHRVVELALAMPLDRKLRLRGGRSKVVLKQAFADLMPPGLANRPKMGFGVPIDRWFRGPLAEELRAVLLDPVALGRGMFRPEAVAALIDDHQSGRRDNAYKLWALMMLELWFREYGSAR from the coding sequence ATGTGCGGGATTGGCGGCGCGGCCTGGGTGGACGGGGCTCGCCCGCTGACCTCGGAACAACTCCTGGCGATGACGCGGCGGATCGCCCACAGGGGCCCCGACGACTCGGGCGAGCACCTCGACGCGAACGTCACGCTCGGCTTCCGCAGGCTCTCGATCGTCGACCTGGCCGGTGGCCACCAGCCGCTCTCCAACGAGGACGGCACCGTCTGGACCGTCTTCAACGGCGAGATCTACAACTTCCAGGACCTCCGCCACCGCCTCGAAGCGGTCGGCCACCGGCTGCGGTCGACCGGCGACACCGAGGTGCTCGTCCACCTTTACGAGGACGTCGGCACCGGCCTGTTCGCGATGCTCCGGGGGATGTTCGCCCTGGCCATCTGGGACGCCCCGCGCAAGACCCTGGTGCTGGGCCGAGACCGCCTGGGCCAGAAGCCGCTCTACTACCGCAACCACGGCGGGCGGATCGTCTTCGCCAGCGAGCTCAAGGCGCTGCTGGCGCTGCCCGAGGCCGACGTCCCCCGCACGCCCAGCCATCGGGCTATCGACCAGTATCTCACCTATGGATATGTGCCGCACCCCTGCACGATCCTCGAAGGCGTTCACAAGCTGCCGCCGGCGCACTACGCGGTCTGGCGAGACGGCCAGCTCACGCTCACCCGATACTGGAACCCCGACTGGTCACGGGTGCGCGAACGCCCCTACGGCGAGGACGTCGAGGAGCTGAGGGCCACGCTGGACCACGCCGTCCGCGAGCAGATGGTGGCCGACGTCCCGCTGGGCGCGTTCCTCTCCGGCGGAGTCGACTCGGCCATTATCGTGGCCCTGATGCAGCGGGCTTCCAGCCGGCCGGTGAAGACCTTCAGCATCGGCTTCGACGACCCTGCCTTCGACGAGACGGCCCACGCCGAGGCCGCCGCGCGGTTCCTGGGCACCGAGCACCACCGCTTCGTCATTGAGCCGAAGGCCTGGGAGACCATCCCCGCGCTGGCCGTGCAGTTCGACGAACCGTTCGCCGACAGCTCGGCGCTGCCCACCTGGCACGTCGCCCGCGAGACCCGCCGCGAGGTCACCGTGGCCCTGACCGGCGACGCCGGCGACGAGCTGTTCGGCGGCTACGACCGCTACCGCGCGGTCGCCTTCGCCGCGATGCTCGACCGCATGCCGGCCGGGGCCCGCGGCCTGCTCGCCGGGCCGCTCGCCCGGGCCTTGCCCGTCTCCACTCGGGCCAAAACCCCGATGCGGCGCATCAAGCGGCTGCTGGAAGCCCTGGGCGAGCCGCCGCTGCGGCGCTACCTGCGCTGGATCACCAGCTTCGACGAGCCGGCACGCGCCAGCCTGTACACCGATGCCTTCGTCGCCTCGCTGGCCGAGGGGGATGGCGACTCCGACCCCGCCGCCATCCTGGCCGGCGCCTTCGACACCGCGCCCGGCCGGGACCCCGCGACCCGCGCCATGATCGCCGACATGCTCACCTACTTGCCCGGCGATTTGCTGGTGAAGGTCGACCTGGCCAGCATGGCCCACAGCCTCGAATGCCGCGGCCCATTCCTCGACCACCGGGTCGTCGAGCTGGCCCTGGCGATGCCCCTCGACCGCAAGCTGAGGCTGCGAGGGGGCCGGTCCAAGGTGGTGCTCAAGCAGGCCTTCGCCGACCTGATGCCGCCGGGCCTGGCCAATCGGCCCAAGATGGGCTTCGGAGTCCCCATCGACCGCTGGTTCCGCGGCCCGCTCGCCGAGGAGCTGCGAGCCGTCCTGCTCGACCCCGTCGCCCTGGGCCGCGGCATGTTCCGCCCCGAGGCCGTGGCCGCCTTGATCGACGACCACCAGTCGGGCCGTCGCGACAACGCCTACAAGCTCTGGGCGCTGATGATGCTGGAACTCTGGTTCCGCGAGTACGGCTCAGCCCGCTGA
- a CDS encoding FG-GAP-like repeat-containing protein, whose amino-acid sequence MSTPRRASKALRPTLAPNFEPLEPRQLLASALLQDINLNVPNGVVSTNIAYNGFNYFNAARESDPFPILYKTDGTEAGTTVVGEFKVFVPRMDLPNNPYTTTKTSAVVGGSLYFAASTRNEVSPSLWKVTGSADPVRVAGVALSTSPFLAPQLTVAGGLLYFVAKGPSGGYEVFRTDGTDAGTFVLKDVMAGPGDAYATNLTPVGNSLFFSASEPTSRSLWKTDGTNAGTLRVATLYNNAPPPGTMIPAAETWTSIGDTLYFTSYDPNIGPPRYSFGLYKSDGTEAGTVRVKTFSPPTDLSGNVLSFSHLATFKGSVYFVAGGDRSVNGLWKSDGTEAGTARLSAIMPVSGATGWAAPPEFVALGDSLFFPATDFDITHLWKTDGTEAGTVPVSIGDGSPAYPRSLTQVGSSIYFVASSSISYYHDSNAELWKTDGTAAGTSIVKEINPTGDAFSLKFGPNDPIQFDPSFAVVGRSVYFDANDGTHGITLFKTDGTAEGTELVYQTQTGTGSSNPVNAVALGQYTLFLSPIGGLWRTDGTPLGTKQVTSRVTPIGPLIAFKGRAYFAGGDLEHGTEIWSTDGTDAGTSIIRDIFPGVNYSTPGNLTVGGTLLYFTITDPDVGQQLYKTDGTAQGTSVVKVIRSLRPEGSSISKLAFLNGLLYFTADDGVHGAEPWKTDGTAAGTVMIVDLQPGFVGSSPSNFRAAGDLVIFTALDFPGNGSLLWRTDGTAAGTYVIMDGKTGVNLDGRFMDLRAAVNLNGLLYLTSSIARPYYPLPSDTQGLLWQSDGTEAGTVPVGLDPSINKITSLTAFNGGIAFVSAGNALYVSDGTVAGTTLLKTFSVGIFGEFALAGGRLYFSADDGVHGRELWSTDGTPGGTVLAADIIAGKLSSYASPLAAIGSRVLVSAYDGIHGNEPWVVGDTLPAPRTPNDFDGDGKADLGVYMPDSARWVIRNSSGAAATATVWGNAAGLTNVLSGDFDNDGVADLAAYDRGSATWYVKQSSGAPPIAAVWGRAGSNDLPVVADFDGDGRADLAVYNPDTAQWFIRYTSGAAPQVIVWGGAGSEDIPVAADFDGDGLADLGVFQPRSGQWIVRNSADLSATVFVWGSSQRVDAPMAADYDGDGRADFAVYMAQTALWAIRPSAGGADRFAVWGLAYTDIPLTGDYDGDGQADLAVYRPSRAQWFIRNSSDLSTTAVVWGRAGSYDNPLIQGFRFTVAYAAAGKQESGSAPAGALASQSIAPPPAAKATSRAAVPNPTPRAHLLGAAPRRTSAPAEAPATVSGLKRSMGGAVLAPA is encoded by the coding sequence ATGAGCACGCCCCGACGAGCCAGCAAGGCCCTGCGCCCCACCCTCGCCCCCAACTTCGAGCCCCTGGAGCCCCGCCAGCTCCTCGCCTCGGCGTTGCTCCAGGACATCAATCTCAACGTACCCAACGGCGTGGTGTCGACGAACATCGCCTACAACGGCTTCAATTACTTCAATGCTGCCCGCGAATCCGACCCGTTTCCGATCCTCTACAAGACCGACGGCACCGAGGCAGGGACGACGGTCGTCGGCGAGTTCAAGGTCTTCGTCCCTCGCATGGACCTGCCGAACAATCCCTACACAACGACCAAGACCTCAGCGGTGGTAGGCGGGTCGCTCTACTTCGCGGCTTCGACGCGGAACGAGGTAAGCCCCTCGCTCTGGAAGGTGACGGGCTCGGCCGATCCGGTGAGAGTTGCTGGGGTCGCGCTCAGCACCTCCCCCTTCCTCGCGCCCCAGCTCACAGTGGCCGGCGGCCTGCTCTACTTCGTCGCGAAGGGCCCCTCGGGCGGATATGAGGTCTTCAGGACCGACGGGACTGACGCCGGGACATTCGTGCTCAAGGACGTCATGGCCGGCCCGGGTGATGCGTATGCGACGAACCTCACCCCGGTCGGAAATTCCCTGTTCTTCTCGGCATCCGAACCGACCTCTCGAAGTCTTTGGAAGACTGACGGGACCAACGCAGGGACTCTCCGGGTCGCGACCCTCTATAACAATGCTCCCCCACCCGGAACGATGATCCCGGCCGCGGAAACCTGGACGTCGATCGGTGACACGCTGTACTTCACGTCCTACGACCCCAACATCGGCCCCCCTCGGTACAGCTTCGGCCTTTACAAGAGCGATGGCACCGAGGCCGGCACCGTCCGGGTCAAGACGTTCAGCCCGCCTACCGATCTCTCGGGCAACGTCCTTTCTTTCTCGCACCTGGCGACCTTCAAAGGCTCGGTCTACTTCGTCGCCGGCGGCGACCGCTCCGTAAACGGGCTCTGGAAGAGTGACGGCACCGAGGCCGGCACCGCGCGGCTCAGTGCGATCATGCCGGTCAGCGGTGCAACGGGGTGGGCGGCGCCCCCGGAGTTCGTCGCCCTGGGCGACTCGCTCTTCTTCCCCGCGACCGATTTCGACATCACCCACCTCTGGAAGACCGACGGCACCGAGGCCGGCACCGTGCCGGTGAGCATCGGCGACGGCAGCCCGGCATACCCTCGCTCGCTGACGCAGGTCGGATCGTCGATCTACTTCGTGGCCTCGTCTTCCATTAGCTATTATCACGACTCCAATGCCGAGCTCTGGAAGACCGACGGAACCGCGGCGGGTACCTCGATCGTCAAGGAGATCAACCCGACCGGGGACGCCTTCTCCCTGAAATTCGGCCCCAATGATCCGATCCAGTTCGACCCCTCATTCGCCGTCGTCGGGCGGTCCGTCTACTTCGATGCGAATGACGGCACACACGGCATCACGCTGTTCAAGACCGACGGGACGGCCGAGGGCACCGAGCTGGTGTATCAGACTCAGACCGGAACGGGCTCATCCAATCCGGTCAACGCGGTCGCCTTGGGGCAATACACCCTTTTCCTCTCACCCATCGGCGGGCTCTGGCGGACCGACGGGACGCCCCTAGGCACGAAACAAGTCACCTCGCGAGTCACCCCTATCGGTCCCCTCATCGCCTTCAAAGGAAGGGCCTACTTCGCCGGGGGCGATTTGGAGCATGGGACCGAGATCTGGAGCACCGACGGCACCGACGCGGGGACATCCATCATCCGGGACATCTTCCCGGGAGTGAACTACTCGACGCCGGGAAACCTGACCGTCGGCGGCACGCTGCTTTACTTCACCATCACGGACCCCGATGTCGGCCAGCAACTCTACAAGACCGACGGCACGGCTCAAGGGACGTCCGTGGTCAAGGTGATCCGTTCGCTGCGCCCCGAAGGCTCGTCCATCTCCAAGCTCGCCTTCCTGAATGGGCTCCTCTACTTCACCGCCGACGACGGTGTGCATGGCGCCGAGCCCTGGAAGACCGACGGCACCGCGGCGGGCACCGTCATGATCGTCGACCTCCAGCCGGGGTTCGTCGGCTCATCGCCGTCCAACTTCCGGGCCGCCGGCGATCTCGTCATCTTCACCGCGCTCGACTTCCCCGGGAATGGCTCGCTGCTCTGGCGGACCGACGGGACGGCGGCGGGCACTTACGTCATCATGGACGGCAAGACGGGCGTTAACCTCGATGGCCGCTTCATGGACCTGAGAGCGGCGGTCAACCTGAACGGCTTGCTCTATCTCACCTCGTCGATCGCACGCCCTTACTACCCGCTGCCGAGCGACACCCAGGGGCTCCTCTGGCAGTCCGACGGCACCGAGGCCGGCACGGTCCCCGTCGGCCTGGATCCGTCAATCAACAAGATCACATCTCTGACCGCTTTTAACGGTGGGATTGCCTTCGTTTCCGCGGGCAACGCCCTCTACGTGAGCGACGGGACCGTGGCCGGGACGACCCTCCTCAAGACCTTCAGCGTCGGCATCTTCGGAGAGTTCGCGCTCGCCGGCGGTCGGCTCTACTTCTCCGCCGACGACGGCGTGCACGGACGCGAGTTGTGGAGCACCGACGGCACTCCTGGCGGGACCGTGCTGGCCGCGGACATCATCGCGGGCAAGCTCAGCTCGTATGCCTCTCCCCTGGCGGCGATCGGCTCGCGGGTACTCGTCTCGGCATACGACGGTATTCACGGCAACGAACCCTGGGTCGTGGGCGACACGCTGCCGGCGCCCCGAACGCCGAATGACTTCGACGGCGACGGCAAGGCCGACCTCGGCGTGTATATGCCCGACTCGGCCCGGTGGGTCATCCGGAATTCGTCGGGGGCGGCGGCAACGGCGACCGTCTGGGGGAACGCCGCCGGACTGACGAACGTGCTCTCGGGCGACTTCGACAATGACGGCGTGGCCGACCTCGCGGCGTATGATCGCGGCTCGGCGACGTGGTACGTCAAGCAGTCGTCGGGCGCACCGCCGATCGCGGCGGTCTGGGGCAGGGCGGGCAGCAATGATCTTCCCGTCGTGGCCGACTTCGACGGCGATGGCAGGGCCGATCTCGCGGTTTATAACCCCGACACGGCCCAGTGGTTCATCCGGTACACCTCGGGCGCGGCGCCTCAGGTGATCGTCTGGGGGGGCGCGGGCAGCGAGGATATCCCGGTGGCGGCCGACTTCGACGGCGACGGGCTTGCCGACCTCGGGGTCTTCCAGCCCAGGTCCGGTCAGTGGATCGTCCGCAACTCGGCGGACCTCTCCGCGACGGTGTTCGTCTGGGGCTCGTCCCAGCGGGTCGACGCCCCCATGGCGGCCGACTACGACGGCGACGGCAGGGCCGATTTCGCGGTCTACATGGCCCAGACGGCCCTCTGGGCCATCCGCCCCTCGGCCGGCGGGGCCGACCGATTCGCGGTCTGGGGGCTGGCCTACACCGACATCCCCCTGACGGGAGACTACGACGGCGACGGCCAGGCCGACCTCGCGGTCTATCGGCCCTCGAGGGCCCAGTGGTTCATCCGGAACTCGTCGGACCTGTCAACGACCGCCGTCGTCTGGGGACGCGCCGGATCGTATGACAATCCGTTGATTCAAGGATTTCGGTTCACGGTGGCGTACGCCGCCGCGGGCAAGCAGGAGTCGGGATCGGCCCCGGCCGGCGCCCTCGCCTCGCAGTCGATCGCGCCTCCGCCGGCCGCGAAGGCCACATCCAGGGCCGCCGTCCCCAATCCGACGCCCCGGGCCCACCTCCTCGGTGCTGCGCCCCGTCGCACCTCCGCGCCAGCCGAGGCCCCGGCGACCGTCTCCGGCCTGAAGCGGTCGATGGGCGGGGCGGTCCTGGCCCCGGCCTGA